The genomic stretch CAGAATAACTGGTATTGGCCTCATTAACGGTATCCTGCTCATCTACTTTTGGCCTGAACTGCTGGAACATATCACGCAGATTTTCCACTTCTGCTTCTGTCATGAGGTTTCCATCCTTAAATTTCTCTTCAGCACTGACCTTCTTTTGCGCCGGAGAGTCCAGCCTACCTTTGGCCCTTCGTATTTTATGATCAAAACGAATCTTGCCTAAATTCTGTAACCGGTTGATCTCTTCCTGGCGCTTTATCTTTGTCTCCAGATTTTTGAGTGCTTCACGGCTGAAGTTTCTATTGATCAGGTTATGCTTTACCTCCCGAAGCCCATTATATACCACCACAAGCTCATTGATGTTATAGTTAATTTGCTTTAGATGGTTGAGTTCAGCCGTGTCATTGGCAAATTGCTCAAGATAATTCAGCTTTTTTTCGATCTTGTCCAGGTAATTGACCGCCACAGAAGTATCATTCTCCGTTTCGAAATTCCCCTTTACCTTATCCAACTGGTAAACATCGGCAAGGAGGGCGTTGAGCTCTTGTATACGATCACTGGGCTCTGAAAGTGTCTCCACGGTACCCAATAGCCGGTTAAGACTGAAATAAGTAACCGCTCCCACACTCAGCACCAGCATAATGGCAAGCATAAATCCAATGATTACCTTTTTCCTTGCTTTATGAGTTGTTTCTGTTGATTTCACAATATCCTGAATTTCAGCAAAGTTTCATACAAAAACAATACCAGCTAAACTTCCTCGGCTTCTTCGGCCAACGCTCCCTCTGTAACTGTCTCGAAAGTACAATATGCTGTGAAGAATGATAACGGAATGGTGACAAATACTCCCACAAAAATCATTGCACCAAGGACATTGAGGACAATTAACGAAATGACCAGTAGGAAAAATTTCCACCAGTTTTTGGTCACCACCCTCCTACTGTATTCCAGTGAATCCCAGAAATCCAATCCGGCAAAAATATGCAGCAAAATGGCCATGGAATATCCTACCATCAGGTAAACACCCGGGACAATGAATAATATTAACCCCACAGAAACCAGAACCTGTCCAATCAACCATATCAAAATAACGGGAATGTAGTAGGAGAAGCCTTGGAAGAAATCTGTATATGCCACATTTTCATCAGCCTTCAGTTTATTGGCCACCAGAAAGAATCCGGAAAATAAGGGACCAGCCAAAAACACACTAAAGAGCAATGCATATTCCTTCAGGTAAAGAAGAAATATCAGTTCCAACGAAATCACAAAGCCCGTATAGCCAATCGAAAAAACGGGCTGCTGCTTAAACAGCGCCCATCCTTCGAGAAAAACTGTCTGAATATCAAAATCATAGCCTCTTTCAATGAGCCTATTAAGCTGTAACTTTGTCATAGGTGATAGGAAATAGATCAAGTATTAAAGCGCAAATCTCTAACAAAAAATTAAATATCACCATTTTATGCCAATTAATCGCCAGATTTTCCCCAGCACTTTTCTGGCTTGATAAAGATCTCAAAACGGCCTATGATTTGGTAATAGCTCCCAGGATATCATGCTTGGTAATAATATGTATCTGGTGCAAATCATCCCTGACCAGTACTGCCTTATCCTTATCCACCATCGATGACAACACATCCAGTGTACTGTCCATTGCCACAAATTTCATTGAATCTTCCATCACATCCTCTACGGGGGCATCTTTTAACGTTGGTTGTTGGATGATCTTTGTTAACAACTTGGTATCGGTAAGGCTCCCTATAACATTTCCATCCTCCACTACCGGTATCTGGGAAACAGACCTTTCGTTCATCAAATGGATCGCTGCCTTTACCTTCTCTCCTTTTTTGGCCACCACCAGTTCATACGTTCCATTTCTACTGGAAATAATATCCCGTGCCGTTCCAAAGGTATTATCCTCCAAGAAGCCGTGATTTTTCATCCAATCATCATTATAAACCTTGCCAAGGTATCTGGTACCGTGGTCTGGGAGAATGATCACCATCGTATCGTCTTCCTTTAGGTTTTGGCGGGCATACTCCAAGGCTCCGTGCACTGCCGAACCACAAGACCAACCTACAAAGAGTCCTTCCTCTCTGGAAAGCCTTCGGGTCATTACCGCCGAATCCTTATCGGTCACCTTCACGAAGTGGTCAATCATCGAAAAGTCGACATTGGCCGGCAAAATATCCTCTCCTATCCCTTCTGTGAGGTAAGGATAAATTTCGTTTTCATCAAACTCCCCGGTTTCCTTGTATTTCTTGAACACAGAACCATAGGTATCGATCCCTACCGAAACGATGGAGGGGTTTTGCTCTTTGAGGTATTTGGCGGTACCGCTCATCGTCCCTCCAGTGCCTACCCCAGCAGCAAAATGTGTGATTTTCCCTTCAGTGTCTTTCCAAATTTCCGGCCCAGTAGTTTCATAGTGAGCCTTCCAATTGGAAAGATTATCGTATTGATTGGGATAAAATGAATTGGGAATATCATTGTTGAGCTTCTTGGCAACAGAATAATAAGAGCGTGGATCATCCGGGGCTACATTGGTAGGACAAACGACCACCTCTGCTCCCATGGCTTTAAGTACATCTATTTTTTCTTTGGACTGCTTATCTGCCATGGTAAAAATGCACTTATACCCCCTGGCAATTCCCACCAATGCCAACCCCATACCGGTATTGCCACTCGTTCCTTCTATGATCGTACCTCCTGGTTTTAGTATGCCTGCTTTTTCGGCATCATCGATCATTTTAATCGCCATCCTGTCTTTAACAGAGTTGCCTGGATTGAAATATTCCACCTTCACATAAACCTTCCCCTTAATGCCTTTATTGAGCTTATTGAGCTTTACCAAAGGCGTATCGCCAATGGTGTCGATGATCGAATTGTATATCATTTTTTACTATGGTTATTTCTTTAGGACAATTTACAAATATTTTTCAGTTGAGACGATGATACAGTACTTTCTTACACCAACTTACGGGCATGGTACCCTTCCCTAAAACAAGGCCTCAAAGTTACTTGGACAAACACCCGTTACCCTCAAAAATCCCTTCGGACGTGTACTTAATTTTAGAATAGCTAATCGTCCATTTAAGTTCCATGTACAAAAAAAGCGACCAGTAAACTGGTCGCTTTTATGTTAACTGTTTTTTTTCCCAACAT from Echinicola soli encodes the following:
- a CDS encoding cystathionine beta-synthase produces the protein MIYNSIIDTIGDTPLVKLNKLNKGIKGKVYVKVEYFNPGNSVKDRMAIKMIDDAEKAGILKPGGTIIEGTSGNTGMGLALVGIARGYKCIFTMADKQSKEKIDVLKAMGAEVVVCPTNVAPDDPRSYYSVAKKLNNDIPNSFYPNQYDNLSNWKAHYETTGPEIWKDTEGKITHFAAGVGTGGTMSGTAKYLKEQNPSIVSVGIDTYGSVFKKYKETGEFDENEIYPYLTEGIGEDILPANVDFSMIDHFVKVTDKDSAVMTRRLSREEGLFVGWSCGSAVHGALEYARQNLKEDDTMVIILPDHGTRYLGKVYNDDWMKNHGFLEDNTFGTARDIISSRNGTYELVVAKKGEKVKAAIHLMNERSVSQIPVVEDGNVIGSLTDTKLLTKIIQQPTLKDAPVEDVMEDSMKFVAMDSTLDVLSSMVDKDKAVLVRDDLHQIHIITKHDILGAITKS